DNA from Rubripirellula lacrimiformis:
TGCTTGAGCTTACTTGCCCGTTCGAGCAGCAGCGCGACCGCGTAGCTCTTGCCCGATCCTGTGCTGCCAAGAATCGACGCGTGCCGTTGGAAAAAACGATCACCGCTCGCGACGGCTTTTGCATTCGGGTCGATGACGAAATTCCCGAGCTCTAACCTTTCTTCTTCCTTCAATTCAGCGCCAAGCAGTCCCATGAACCGTTGCAGGTTTGCTCCTTCGATGAAGTAGCAGTCACGGTCAATCTGCGGAAAGGTGTCAGCGCCCCGCTTGAACTTGTTGGGTTCGTCGCCCTGTACTGTTCGGAAGGTACCCACCAGAACCACGCGAACCACGTCGTCCGCTCGGAACCCAAGTTCAAGAGAATCACTACTTTCCTGTTCTTCGTCGAGAAACTCTTCGCGAATCGAGCGTGTTACTTTTTCGGTGATTCCGATCAGGAATTCGTGTTCGGTCGAGCCCTTCACCGCAATCAAATTGCCGATTCCGACTCTTGTGATCAGTTGCGGATCAGAGACACCAATCAACACTCGCGTAGTGTCGACCGCTGCGACCTTTCCTAGAATATCTGTGGACTTGAATTGCAATGCGGCATCAGGCATGTCCAAAAACCTCCGAAACGAAAACATTGAGGTCCCAAAGCCTTGGGCCTGGGAAGAATTTTTCTTTACCGCCATGGTAGATGACTGCGCCATCTGCTTTGGACTCTTCCGCATTAGCAACGATGGCGGTGATTGCGTTCGATTTAGTCATCAGTTCACGCGCGTTGTCGGAGAGCGAATGCGTGATTAACAAGGTTGGTGCACCGTGAATGATTTGATCATTCAAATGTGTCTGTAGATGACTATCATTGAATCCATAGCCAAGAATTAGGAATCGTGAAGCTTCGTCTATTTTGCGATTTGCTTTCTCGCGGTGAGCGTCAAATGGCCGTTCGTACCCACCCTGATATTTATTCAGTCCTGGCGTGATGATCAGTCTCTGGCCTTTTAGCGGAAAAGAACAGCGAACCGGTTCGTTGCCCTTGCGAAACCAATCAAGGCTTCCGTGCGGTTTTAAAATAAGGGCGTGATCGCAAAACTGACGCTCAACCCTCTTGTTTCGTGAGCTTACGCTTCGGCACAGGCTGTGGCGACTACCGGTAGGATCATGCTTGGCTAGGTGGTGTCCCGTAAAGAGTGAGTCGATTCCTAGTCCCATTGACTCAACTGCGATCTCAATCAATCGATCGTAATTGACCGTGATGATCGTCCTCGGAACACCATTGCTTGGCTTCAGCATGTGTGGAATAAGCTTTGAAAAACTAAGGACACGACCCTCATTCAACACCTCGTCAATGATCTTGCCTTCCTCACATAAGATTAGGTCGGCTGTGTGCTTGATGATCAGGGCCTCTAGTGCATCGTCAGGAGGATTGTCGAGCAAAATCTGCTCAAGATTGCATTGATCTTCAGAGAGTTCGTGAGCGATCTTCTCCCATCTAGTCGACGAAGCTGGAGCAATTTCCGAGGGGATTCTGGCAAGCAGGTGCTGGGCAAGCCCTGCCATCCCGGAGACGCCCTCGGCACACGAAAGCCCCGATCCGACGATCGTGACGAGTCCATCGGAAAAGTGTTCTTGGCAAAGCTGCTTGATTTTGCCCAAATTCATTACTTCACCAATCCCATCAATTTTTCATAGCTGTCGACAACGTCGTATCTGACGTTGTCGTTGGTGATCTTGGCGAAGAACTTTCGGGCGCAGTCGATCTTGGCGGATTCGATCTTCTTGAGCTCCAACGAGCTCATGCTGCCTTTGGTTTCGGCGATGAAGAAGACGTGCTTGACTTTGCCTTGCTCGAAGGCGATGGCCCAGTCGGGGTTGTAGTTGCCGACGGGCGTTGGGATCGAGAACGCTTTGGGCAGCTTGGCGTAGACAACGACTTCGGTGGACTTGTCGAGGGTTTCGACGAAGGTCCGTTTGGTTTTGCTGTCGGTGATAACGTAGTCGTAGACGTGGCGTTGGGCTTCGTACGCGGATGAGATGTCCGCTTTCTTGTCGGCGGTGAAGATGTCTGTGTAATGCTGGCCGTCGAGCGGGTTGTAGACGAGGTGTTCGATGATGATCGTCGCCTTTTGCTCGTTCATCAGACGGGCGGCTTTCGCCAAGAACTCTTCCGGGTTGATCCGGAACTGCTCGAACGTGTTGGGGAGAATCTTGGACAGAACACTGACCACGGTCTTTCGCGTTAGCTGAGTCGATTCGCTAAGCTTGCCGACGAGGTCGTATCGAATGTCCGTCGAAATGGGGGCGTCAACCGTGTCGGTTTGGTTCTCCTTCACCTCGAACGCGGTACGGTTTTCGAGGTCATCGACGGTGTTGGCCTCTCTTTGAATCCCTCGGTTGACTTCGTAACGCAGCTTGGAGACGTGCAAGTCTTGGTTCAGAGCGGACACGCAGTTGGTAATCAGTTCATTGGTCTCGAACTCCACCGCGTAGACCGCTTTGTGATTGATCCGTTTCCAAAGGTCTTGGAACTCTTTGCGGTCTAAGTTCTTCTGATTGATGGGGTTGCCCTTCGGACTTCGGCCGTTGCTGAAGTCCGGCAGCTTGGTGTCGTCAAAGACACTGTCGATCAGTCGAAAGATCGGTTCAGCCAGCGGCTGCAACTCTTCGGGAAGATCGGCCAAGGTGCCGGCTGCTTTGGCCTCGTGGTACGTCGACGTGATCCGTTTCTCAAAATCGGTGTAACCATTCTGAACCAGATAGAAATAAATCTGGGACGCCATCTTTGCGTTGACAATCGTTTCGTCCGTCTCGGTTCGGAGCAGTTTCCCTGTAAAATAGTCTTCGCTGGCGAATCTTGGCCTCGCCGACAACGAGTCACGCATTTCGCCTTGCAGCTTACTGACGAAGTCTTGGAAACTCTCGTTTGCGACAACGGTCAAAACATTGACGTCGTGGACGATGGTCGGATCGTCGATCCGCTGGCCGACCGAGTTCACGCACAGCCGCAGTCCGCGACCGACTTCTTGACGACGCGTCACGGTCGAGCCTTCGTAGTCAGTTGGCTTCAGCATTCCGATCACGAACACGTTGGGATTGTCCCAGCCTTCGCGGAGTGCCGAGTGCGAGAAGATGAATCGCACCGGTTCGTCGAGCGAAAGCAATTGTTCTTTGCGTTTCAGAATCAGTTCGTAGGCGGAAACGTCATCGGTTTCCCCTTTTGTCTCTCCACGGCCAATGACCTTCGGGTCGGTCAGCTGACCTTTCTTGTCGATTGAAAAGTAACCGGCGTGAGTTTTGGCCGTTTCGATTCCGTCGAGATACTTTTGGTACTTCTCGTCCTCGGCAAACATCGTCCGCTGTTCTTCGCGGATTTTGGCGTACTCCTCTTCAAAGTAGCGGGCATAGTCCCCATCGACTCGATTGCCATCGGCGTCGTACTGGCGATACTTCGCGACCGTGTCGATGAAGAACAACGACAGCACCTTGATGCCCTTGGCGTAGAGTTCCTGTTCCTTCTCGAAGTGGGCCTTGATGGATTCACGAATCTGTAGACGGCGCAGCGTGTCTTCGTTCGTGTCACCGCTGGTTGTTCCGGCGGTCAATCGCTCGCCGTTGGTGAATTCGACGTAGCCTTCGCCGAATCCTTCGACGCCGCGAGCGTCAATGTCGGCGACCACGAAGCCCTTGTACTGGTCAAGCTCTCCCGACGCGACGAACAGGTCCGTGCCCTTTTCTACCAGCTTGCGAATCCGCTTGATACCGCTGGCCGTTTTCTGTTCGATCTCAAGCACACCGACGGGCGGCTTGCTTTTGCTCAGACGGATACCTTCCAGGTAGACGTATCCGTTGGTGCCCTTGAGTCCCTTGGTAGCGATGCCGCGAACGGCAATCTTCTTGACCAGTTTCTGATTGTACGCATCGAGGGCATCGAGTCGGTAAACCTTGTTGTGTTCAACCTTGTGTGTCGCCGAATACCGCAGGATCAACATTGGGTTGAACTGGGCGAGTGCCTTGACGGTGGCTGGTCCACCCATGCGTTGCGGCTCGTCCAGGATCATGATCGGACGGTTTTTCTTGAGCACGTCGATCGGTCGGCGGGACTGGAAGTCGTCGCGAGCACTGAACATGATCCGTGCGGCCTTGTTCGTCGCATCCTCCTTGAACGCGTTGAACGCTTGCACGTTGATGATCATCACGTTGATGCCAGCGTCGGACGAGAAACTTTCCAGCTCGTGCAGTTGCTTGCTGTCGTAAGTGAAGCAGCGGGCTTGACGCCCGTATTGCTGCAAAAAGTGTTCAGCGGTGATCTCGAACGACTTCTGTACGCCTTCGCGAATCGCGATACTGGGCACAACGATGATGAACTTGTTCCATCCGTACTGCTTGTACATCTCGAACATTGTCTTGATGTAGCACAGTAAGTCTTGCCGGTGCCGGTTTCCATCTCGACATCGAGGTTGATTTTGCAGGTGGCGCCCGAAACCAGCGACGTTGATTCCGGAATATCCTGTTCCAGCTGGATTCGCTTGATGTTTGCGAGTAGCTGAGCGTCGGTCAGTCGCAGATCGGCGTTGCGAAAGCCTTCCAGTTCTTCGGCATCAAACAACGGCGTCGGAGCGGCGGAGGCGCTCAGGCCGGGATCGATCGCGTATTTGGGCGTCGTGATCAACGGCTGGCCCGTGAAGCAGTCGACAACCGCAGCCACCGCGTCGGTTTGATATTCTTGGATTTTGAACTGAATCTTCATGGAGTTTTTTCTAATTTATTCCTGCGTTCTTTCTGCATTTCGACCACGCAGAAAGGCAAAAATGCCGTGTTTCCCGCACTTTGCGACCACGATTCTTTCTGCAAACTCGACTTCCTTTCTGCAACACTCTTGCACGTCAACTCTGTTCCTCGCCCAACTTCCATCGGGGCTGGGTTCTGGAACCAGCGTTGTGAATCGTGCCAGCCCGCCTCATGGCCGTCAGCAGGTTGCTGACTTTGGTTCGCTTCTGTTCTTCGCCCAACGCTTCGCTCAGATTCTTCAGAAGAAGTTCGTCGACGTCTTCGCGTGACGCAGATCCAAATCGTCCTATGAAGTCTAGGATCAACTGCTTGTAGTGCGCATCGTCTTGCGCCCGCGTCCGAATGTATCGAGCCTTGTCACCTGTGATCGAAGCGACTTGCTCGGAAACGTGGAGCTGGTTCTTACGTCCCTCCACCAGCTTGGCGCGACGCAATCGCTTGAGGGCCTGACTTTCAATCGGAAGCCCCTTCTGAACACGGTCGAGCGCAAACACATCCTCCAGCGGAAGATCCGTCTTTTGAATCAGAATCCGGCTGT
Protein-coding regions in this window:
- a CDS encoding SIR2 family protein, which produces MNLGKIKQLCQEHFSDGLVTIVGSGLSCAEGVSGMAGLAQHLLARIPSEIAPASSTRWEKIAHELSEDQCNLEQILLDNPPDDALEALIIKHTADLILCEEGKIIDEVLNEGRVLSFSKLIPHMLKPSNGVPRTIITVNYDRLIEIAVESMGLGIDSLFTGHHLAKHDPTGSRHSLCRSVSSRNKRVERQFCDHALILKPHGSLDWFRKGNEPVRCSFPLKGQRLIITPGLNKYQGGYERPFDAHREKANRKIDEASRFLILGYGFNDSHLQTHLNDQIIHGAPTLLITHSLSDNARELMTKSNAITAIVANAEESKADGAVIYHGGKEKFFPGPRLWDLNVFVSEVFGHA
- a CDS encoding restriction endonuclease; translated protein: MNVAGFGRHLQNQPRCRDGNRHRQDLLCYIKTMFEMYKQYGWNKFIIVVPSIAIREGVQKSFEITAEHFLQQYGRQARCFTYDSKQLHELESFSSDAGINVMIINVQAFNAFKEDATNKAARIMFSARDDFQSRRPIDVLKKNRPIMILDEPQRMGGPATVKALAQFNPMLILRYSATHKVEHNKVYRLDALDAYNQKLVKKIAVRGIATKGLKGTNGYVYLEGIRLSKSKPPVGVLEIEQKTASGIKRIRKLVEKGTDLFVASGELDQYKGFVVADIDARGVEGFGEGYVEFTNGERLTAGTTSGDTNEDTLRRLQIRESIKAHFEKEQELYAKGIKVLSLFFIDTVAKYRQYDADGNRVDGDYARYFEEEYAKIREEQRTMFAEDEKYQKYLDGIETAKTHAGYFSIDKKGQLTDPKVIGRGETKGETDDVSAYELILKRKEQLLSLDEPVRFIFSHSALREGWDNPNVFVIGMLKPTDYEGSTVTRRQEVGRGLRLCVNSVGQRIDDPTIVHDVNVLTVVANESFQDFVSKLQGEMRDSLSARPRFASEDYFTGKLLRTETDETIVNAKMASQIYFYLVQNGYTDFEKRITSTYHEAKAAGTLADLPEELQPLAEPIFRLIDSVFDDTKLPDFSNGRSPKGNPINQKNLDRKEFQDLWKRINHKAVYAVEFETNELITNCVSALNQDLHVSKLRYEVNRGIQREANTVDDLENRTAFEVKENQTDTVDAPISTDIRYDLVGKLSESTQLTRKTVVSVLSKILPNTFEQFRINPEEFLAKAARLMNEQKATIIIEHLVYNPLDGQHYTDIFTADKKADISSAYEAQRHVYDYVITDSKTKRTFVETLDKSTEVVVYAKLPKAFSIPTPVGNYNPDWAIAFEQGKVKHVFFIAETKGSMSSLELKKIESAKIDCARKFFAKITNDNVRYDVVDSYEKLMGLVK